A window of the Azospirillum formosense genome harbors these coding sequences:
- a CDS encoding monovalent cation/H+ antiporter subunit A — MSDALLLLAATGLPFAGAIVAGMLPTHARNTAAWLAGAIAMTGLGLVWAAYPTVAAGGVIRHSMAWMPSLGLDFVLRMDGFAWLFAGLVFGVGALVVLYARYYMSADDPVPRFFAFLLAFMGSMTGVVLSGNLIQIAFFWELTSLFSFLLIGYWHHTAAARDGARMALTITATGGLCLFAGVLLLGHIVGSYNLDVVLASGDKIREHALYLPALVLILMGALTKSAQFPFHFWLPHAMAAPTPVSAYLHSATLVKAGVFLMARLWPVLAGTEAWFWIVGSAGLATLLIGAYVAIFQNDLKGLLAYSTISHLGLITLLLGLNSELAMVAAIFHILNHAAFKASLFMAAGIIDHETGTRDIRRLSGLNRFMPFTTRLAMVAAAAMAGVPLMNGFISKEMFFAETLTAQGSVTFLLDILPFAAMVASAFAVAYSLRFIHGAFFGPDPVDLPHLPHEPPAWMRLPVEILALACIIIGLLPAATVGPYLDMAAHAALGAATPEYSLAVWHGFNTPLVMSLLALAAGVTLYFLLQPLFRRNIEGPPFISRLEGRRIFERSMVFLSWRLARSLEGLLGTRRLQPQLRLVVCVAILAGGWAVYRRGLGPGNLVPQGIDPVLALIWVIGAACALGAAWQAKFHRLAALILLGGTGLVTCVTFVWFSAPDLALTQLLVEIVTTILLLLGLRWLPKRLPGTGTSEVMRTGRRLRDLAIAITAGLGMAGLAFGVMTRFPPEILAQHFLERAYTEGGGTNVVNVILVDFRGFDTLGEIAVLGVVALTAYALLRRFRPAPDSVDVPEQQRDQSAYDIARPERREGDTVADWLLVPSVIARLLFPVVGMVALFLLLRGHDLPGGGFAAGLMGSIAMILQYMLGGTQWVEARLRVLPLRWMGLGLLLAAGTGLGALLFGRPFLTTYFAYADLPLIGKIPTASALLFDIGVFALVIGATMLTLIALARQSVRGHRAAAPRAPAASAPAAPAPAAPAAPTGAPTAATGDD; from the coding sequence ATGTCCGACGCCCTGTTGCTTCTGGCCGCCACCGGCCTTCCGTTCGCCGGCGCGATCGTTGCCGGGATGTTGCCGACGCACGCGCGCAACACCGCGGCGTGGCTGGCCGGTGCGATCGCGATGACCGGGCTGGGTCTGGTGTGGGCCGCCTACCCGACGGTGGCGGCGGGTGGGGTGATCCGCCATTCGATGGCCTGGATGCCGTCGCTCGGCCTCGATTTCGTGCTGCGGATGGACGGCTTCGCGTGGCTGTTCGCCGGTCTGGTCTTTGGGGTCGGCGCGCTCGTCGTGCTGTACGCGCGCTATTACATGTCGGCGGACGATCCGGTCCCGCGCTTCTTCGCGTTCCTGCTGGCCTTCATGGGGTCGATGACGGGGGTGGTGCTCTCCGGCAACCTGATCCAGATCGCCTTCTTCTGGGAGCTGACCAGCCTCTTCTCCTTCCTGCTGATCGGATACTGGCACCACACCGCGGCGGCGCGCGACGGCGCGCGCATGGCGCTGACCATCACCGCGACGGGCGGGCTGTGCCTGTTCGCGGGGGTGCTGCTGCTCGGCCACATCGTCGGCAGCTACAACCTCGACGTCGTTCTGGCCTCGGGCGACAAGATCCGCGAGCACGCGCTCTACCTGCCGGCGCTGGTCCTGATCCTGATGGGCGCGCTGACCAAGAGCGCGCAGTTCCCGTTCCATTTCTGGCTGCCGCACGCCATGGCGGCGCCCACCCCCGTCTCGGCCTACCTGCATTCGGCGACCCTGGTGAAGGCCGGCGTCTTCCTGATGGCCCGGCTGTGGCCGGTGCTGGCGGGAACGGAGGCGTGGTTCTGGATCGTCGGCAGCGCCGGTCTGGCCACCCTGCTGATCGGCGCCTATGTGGCGATCTTCCAGAACGATCTGAAAGGACTTCTGGCCTATTCGACCATCAGCCATCTCGGGCTGATCACGCTGCTGCTCGGGCTCAACAGCGAACTCGCCATGGTCGCGGCGATCTTCCACATCCTCAACCACGCCGCCTTCAAGGCGTCGCTGTTCATGGCCGCCGGCATCATCGACCATGAGACGGGAACCCGCGACATCCGGCGCCTGTCCGGCCTGAACCGCTTCATGCCCTTCACAACGCGGCTGGCGATGGTGGCGGCGGCGGCCATGGCGGGCGTGCCGCTGATGAACGGCTTCATCTCGAAGGAGATGTTCTTCGCCGAGACGCTGACGGCCCAGGGGTCCGTGACCTTCCTGCTCGACATCCTGCCCTTCGCCGCGATGGTGGCGAGCGCCTTCGCCGTGGCCTATTCGCTGCGCTTCATCCATGGCGCCTTCTTCGGCCCCGACCCGGTCGACCTGCCGCACCTGCCGCACGAGCCGCCGGCCTGGATGCGCCTTCCCGTCGAGATCCTGGCGCTGGCCTGCATCATCATCGGCCTGCTGCCCGCGGCCACCGTGGGGCCGTACCTGGACATGGCGGCCCACGCCGCGCTCGGCGCCGCGACGCCCGAGTACAGCCTGGCGGTCTGGCACGGCTTCAACACGCCGCTGGTGATGAGCCTGCTTGCGCTGGCGGCCGGCGTGACGCTCTATTTCCTGCTGCAGCCGCTGTTCCGCCGGAACATCGAGGGCCCGCCCTTCATCAGCCGGCTGGAAGGCCGCCGCATCTTCGAGCGCAGCATGGTCTTCCTGTCCTGGCGGCTCGCCCGGTCGCTGGAGGGTCTGCTGGGCACCCGGCGGCTGCAGCCCCAGCTCCGCCTGGTCGTCTGCGTCGCCATCCTGGCCGGGGGCTGGGCGGTCTACCGGCGCGGCCTCGGCCCCGGCAATCTGGTGCCGCAGGGCATCGATCCGGTGCTCGCCCTGATCTGGGTGATCGGCGCGGCCTGCGCGCTGGGCGCCGCGTGGCAGGCCAAGTTCCACCGCCTCGCCGCGCTGATCCTGCTCGGCGGCACCGGTCTGGTCACCTGCGTCACCTTCGTCTGGTTCTCCGCCCCCGACCTCGCGCTGACCCAGCTGCTGGTCGAGATCGTCACCACCATCCTTCTGCTGCTCGGCCTGCGCTGGCTGCCCAAGCGGCTGCCCGGCACCGGCACGTCGGAGGTGATGCGGACGGGCCGCCGCCTGCGCGACCTCGCCATCGCCATCACCGCCGGGCTCGGCATGGCCGGGCTGGCCTTCGGCGTGATGACCCGCTTCCCGCCGGAAATCCTGGCGCAGCATTTCCTGGAGCGCGCCTACACCGAGGGCGGCGGCACCAACGTCGTCAACGTGATCCTGGTCGATTTCCGCGGCTTCGACACGCTGGGCGAGATCGCCGTGCTGGGCGTGGTGGCTCTGACCGCCTACGCGCTGCTGCGCCGCTTCCGCCCGGCCCCCGACAGCGTGGACGTGCCGGAGCAGCAGCGCGACCAGAGCGCCTACGACATCGCCCGGCCGGAGCGGCGGGAGGGCGACACGGTGGCCGACTGGCTGCTGGTTCCGTCGGTGATCGCGCGCCTGCTGTTCCCGGTGGTCGGCATGGTCGCGCTGTTCCTGTTGCTGCGCGGCCACGACCTGCCCGGCGGCGGCTTCGCCGCGGGACTGATGGGCTCCATCGCCATGATCCTGCAGTACATGCTGGGCGGAACGCAGTGGGTGGAGGCGCGGCTGCGCGTGCTGCCGCTGCGCTGGATGGGCCTCGGGTTGCTGCTGGCCGCCGGCACGGGCCTGGGCGCCCTGCTGTTCGGGCGGCCCTTCCTGACCACCTATTTCGCCTACGCGGACCTGCCGCTCATCGGGAAGATTCCCACGGCGAGCGCGCTGCTGTTCGACATCGGCGTGTTCGCGCTGGTCATCGGCGCGACCATGCTGACCCTGATCGCGCTGGCCCGCCAGTCGGTCCGCGGCCACCGCGCCGCCGCACCCCGCGCCCCGGCGGCGAGCGCCCCCGCGGCGCCCGCTCCGGCCGCCCCCGCGGCCCCGACCGGCGCGCCGACCGCCGCAACCGGAGACGATTGA
- a CDS encoding Na+/H+ antiporter subunit C — MELILALGIGVLTGSGVWLLLRPRTFQVIIGLSLLSYAVNLFIFSTGGLRTGAAPVLERGMAGSLASHADPVPQALVLTAIVISFATTALFLVLLLAARGLTGTDHVDGKEKSR, encoded by the coding sequence ATGGAACTTATCCTCGCCCTCGGGATCGGGGTGCTGACGGGCTCCGGCGTCTGGCTGCTGCTGCGTCCCCGCACCTTCCAGGTCATCATCGGCCTGTCGCTGCTCTCCTACGCCGTCAACCTCTTCATTTTCTCGACCGGCGGCCTGCGCACGGGGGCGGCCCCGGTGCTGGAGCGCGGCATGGCCGGCAGCCTCGCCAGCCACGCCGACCCGGTGCCCCAGGCCCTGGTCCTCACGGCCATCGTCATCAGCTTCGCGACGACGGCGCTGTTCCTCGTCCTGCTCCTCGCCGCGCGGGGCCTGACGGGAACCGACCATGTGGACGGTAAGGAGAAGTCCCGGTGA
- a CDS encoding monovalent cation/H+ antiporter subunit D, with product MSAWINHLVIAPIVIPLLVGALLMLIDERRRALKATLGVASASVLLALAVLLLYLTDHTATGADATVRVYRLGDWPSLFGIVLVLDRLSAMMLVLTGILGLSALVFALARWQKAGAHFHSLFQFQLMGLNGAFLTGDLFNLFVFFEIMLAASYGLALHGSGLARVRAGLHYIAINLAASLLFLIGVSMIYGVSGTLNMAELAVRIAGVAPEDRGLLEAGAAILGVAFLIKAGMWPLGFWLPNTYTTVGAPSAAIISILSKVGIYAIIRIWLLIFGDSAGASAGFGGHWLLIGGVLTIAFGSIAVLATQNLARLAGASVLVSSGTLLAAIGAGQAAVTGGALFYMTSSVLAIAGLFLLIELVERGRMVGADVLAVTREAFGEGEDEESDDDDAIGVSIPAIMAILGIAFMACALLLAGLPPLSGFLAKFAILAPMLAQGAEGLPFTTWALMAALILSGLATVVAMSRTGIDVFWASPAGELPRVRLVELGPVMLLLALCVALTVQAGPVMRYMEDTARSLHGPERYVQGVMTPAAPGTGKGVAP from the coding sequence ATGAGCGCTTGGATAAATCATCTGGTGATCGCGCCGATCGTCATCCCGTTGCTGGTCGGCGCCCTGCTGATGCTGATCGACGAGCGGCGGCGGGCGCTGAAGGCCACGCTCGGGGTGGCGTCGGCCTCGGTGCTGCTGGCGCTGGCGGTGCTGCTGCTCTATCTCACGGACCACACCGCCACGGGGGCGGACGCCACCGTGCGCGTCTACCGGCTGGGCGACTGGCCGTCGCTGTTCGGCATCGTCCTGGTGCTCGACCGGCTGTCGGCGATGATGCTGGTGCTGACCGGCATCCTGGGGCTGTCCGCCCTGGTCTTCGCGCTGGCGCGCTGGCAGAAGGCGGGCGCCCATTTCCATTCGCTGTTCCAGTTCCAGCTGATGGGGCTGAACGGCGCCTTCCTGACCGGCGACCTGTTCAACCTCTTCGTCTTCTTCGAGATCATGCTGGCCGCCTCCTACGGTCTGGCCCTGCACGGCTCCGGCCTCGCCCGCGTGCGCGCCGGGCTGCATTACATCGCGATCAACCTGGCGGCGTCCCTGCTCTTCCTGATCGGGGTGAGCATGATCTACGGCGTGTCCGGCACGCTGAACATGGCCGAGCTGGCCGTGCGCATCGCCGGGGTCGCTCCGGAGGACCGCGGGCTGCTGGAGGCCGGGGCGGCGATCCTCGGCGTCGCCTTCCTGATCAAGGCGGGCATGTGGCCGCTGGGCTTCTGGCTGCCGAACACCTACACGACGGTCGGGGCGCCGTCGGCCGCGATCATCTCGATCCTCAGCAAGGTCGGCATCTACGCGATCATCCGGATCTGGCTGCTCATCTTCGGCGACAGCGCCGGGGCCTCGGCGGGCTTCGGCGGGCACTGGCTGCTGATCGGCGGGGTCCTCACCATCGCCTTCGGCTCCATCGCGGTGCTGGCGACGCAAAATCTGGCGCGGCTGGCCGGGGCCAGCGTGCTGGTCTCATCCGGCACGCTGCTGGCCGCCATCGGCGCCGGGCAGGCGGCGGTGACCGGCGGCGCGCTGTTCTACATGACCAGCTCCGTCCTGGCGATCGCCGGGCTGTTCCTGCTGATCGAGCTGGTCGAGCGCGGCCGCATGGTCGGCGCCGACGTTCTGGCGGTGACGCGCGAGGCCTTCGGCGAGGGCGAGGACGAGGAGTCGGACGATGACGACGCCATCGGCGTGTCGATCCCGGCGATCATGGCGATCCTCGGCATCGCCTTCATGGCCTGCGCGCTTCTGCTCGCCGGCCTGCCGCCGCTGTCCGGCTTCCTCGCCAAGTTCGCCATCCTGGCGCCGATGCTGGCGCAGGGGGCGGAGGGGCTGCCCTTCACCACCTGGGCGCTGATGGCGGCGCTGATCCTGTCCGGTCTGGCGACCGTGGTCGCGATGAGCCGCACCGGCATCGACGTCTTCTGGGCGTCGCCCGCGGGCGAACTGCCGCGCGTGCGCCTCGTCGAACTCGGGCCGGTCATGCTGCTGCTGGCGCTGTGCGTGGCGCTGACCGTCCAGGCCGGTCCGGTGATGCGCTACATGGAGGACACCGCCCGCTCGCTGCACGGGCCGGAGCGCTACGTCCAGGGGGTGATGACGCCCGCGGCGCCGGGGACCGGCAAGGGGGTCGCGCCATGA
- a CDS encoding Na+/H+ antiporter subunit E, whose product MKRWWPYPLLTAALVAMWLLLTESVALGSILMGGVLATVAVWGFAALDPPGGRLKRPRAAVALAALVMGDIARSNLAVVKIILNPRKTDRVSGFLHIPLDMRAPYGLATLACIITATPGTIWVEYNSANNTILLHILDLVDESTWIDTIKGRYEKRLMEIFE is encoded by the coding sequence ATGAAGCGCTGGTGGCCTTACCCGCTGCTGACCGCCGCGCTCGTGGCGATGTGGCTTCTGCTGACCGAGAGCGTAGCGCTCGGCTCCATCCTGATGGGCGGCGTCCTGGCGACCGTCGCGGTCTGGGGATTCGCGGCGCTCGACCCGCCGGGCGGCCGGCTGAAGCGGCCGCGCGCCGCCGTCGCGCTGGCCGCGCTGGTGATGGGCGACATCGCGCGTTCCAACCTCGCGGTCGTCAAGATCATCCTCAACCCGCGCAAGACGGACCGGGTGTCCGGATTCCTCCACATCCCGCTCGACATGCGGGCGCCCTACGGTCTGGCGACGCTGGCCTGCATCATCACGGCGACGCCGGGGACGATCTGGGTGGAGTACAATTCCGCGAACAACACCATCCTTCTCCACATCCTCGATCTGGTCGACGAGAGCACCTGGATCGACACCATCAAGGGACGGTACGAGAAGCGCCTGATGGAGATCTTCGAATGA
- a CDS encoding K+/H+ antiporter subunit F — MTATLLLWSIFLAQILLVVAMACATYRVLRGPRAQDRVLGLDTLYVNATMLLLTFGIRTGSTLYFEAALIIALLGFVATAALAKFLMRGEVIE; from the coding sequence ATGACCGCCACGCTGCTGCTCTGGTCGATCTTCCTGGCGCAGATCCTGCTGGTCGTCGCGATGGCCTGCGCGACGTACCGCGTGCTGCGCGGGCCGCGGGCGCAGGACCGCGTGCTCGGGCTCGACACGCTGTACGTCAACGCCACGATGCTGCTGCTGACCTTCGGCATCCGCACCGGCAGCACGCTCTATTTCGAGGCGGCGCTGATCATCGCGCTGCTCGGCTTCGTCGCGACGGCGGCGCTCGCGAAGTTCCTCATGCGCGGAGAGGTGATCGAATGA
- the mnhG gene encoding monovalent cation/H(+) antiporter subunit G, translated as MTHLADLPAWAAIPVALLLLLGASLALIGSIGFVRLRSFYERVHAPTLGTTMGIGSVLLASMLCFTVLQSRLVLHELLIAVFMVVTTPITLMLLARAALYRDRSEGSDGVPPAPPAQTTASSAAVPPAPAPLAPDAAPPV; from the coding sequence ATGACGCATCTGGCCGACCTGCCCGCCTGGGCGGCGATCCCGGTGGCGCTGCTCCTCCTGCTCGGCGCCTCGCTGGCGCTGATCGGGTCCATCGGGTTCGTGCGGCTGCGCAGCTTCTACGAGCGCGTCCACGCCCCGACGCTGGGCACCACCATGGGCATCGGCTCCGTGCTGCTGGCCTCGATGCTGTGCTTCACCGTCCTGCAGTCGCGGCTGGTGCTGCACGAGCTTCTGATCGCCGTCTTCATGGTGGTGACCACGCCGATCACGCTGATGCTGCTCGCCCGCGCCGCCCTCTACCGCGACCGCAGCGAGGGCAGCGACGGCGTGCCGCCGGCGCCGCCGGCGCAGACGACGGCATCCTCGGCCGCCGTCCCCCCGGCTCCCGCTCCCTTGGCCCCGGACGCCGCTCCGCCGGTGTAG
- a CDS encoding VOC family protein, with product MFAFHLAFPIRDIEETRRFYVDVLGCREGRSTERWIDFDFFGNQISAHRSSEPRSAETSMVDGKAVPLHHFGAVLPRPVWDALRERLEAAGATFLLEPQIRYPGKPSEQGTFFILDPSGNGLEFKSFTDDSGMFAQVEAT from the coding sequence GTGTTCGCGTTTCATCTCGCCTTTCCCATCCGGGACATCGAGGAAACCCGCCGTTTCTACGTCGATGTGCTGGGCTGCCGCGAAGGGCGCTCCACCGAGCGGTGGATCGATTTCGACTTCTTCGGCAACCAGATCTCCGCCCACCGCTCGTCCGAGCCGCGCTCGGCCGAGACCAGCATGGTCGACGGCAAGGCGGTGCCGCTGCATCATTTCGGGGCGGTGCTGCCGCGCCCGGTCTGGGACGCGCTGCGGGAGCGGCTGGAGGCCGCCGGCGCGACCTTCCTCCTGGAGCCGCAGATCCGCTACCCCGGCAAGCCGTCGGAGCAGGGGACCTTCTTCATCCTCGACCCGTCGGGCAACGGGCTGGAGTTCAAGAGCTTCACCGACGACTCCGGCATGTTCGCCCAGGTCGAGGCGACCTGA
- a CDS encoding porin — translation MNAFSLRAAALAGTAFAALTSAPALAEPSFDLILGGDAYFQGAYIRQDRDEGLRSREFANRYRLVVTPTATADNGLTYGARLRIVAGNGDPTVSTRNIENDRAFLFANGGFGTIQAGVINGLSDEYGMIGPNVEGVAGSPDSNGILFLNGSSTFGALPLAATSLRTLIAYDTGTKFVYITPSFGGLSAAVSYMPRSGDSNASVNRRTTDALGDLLSFRDVVEVGGAFQTAVGEVSVEGSAFYATGKAVRQTDGVVSQSFEDLNSVHVGANVGYGPVKVGASYAYSGDSGYAEGLAQTRAQQNWIFGAQYGAGPLLLAANYLRALGNDSATMSTPSKADIWQGGVTWTVAPGFTAGLEYDYVRSTLQAGRPDGGDLKDRAHIVMLDTRLSF, via the coding sequence ATGAACGCCTTCTCCCTTCGCGCCGCCGCTCTCGCCGGCACCGCCTTCGCCGCCCTGACGTCGGCTCCGGCCCTGGCCGAGCCGAGCTTCGACCTGATCCTCGGCGGCGACGCCTATTTCCAGGGCGCCTACATCCGCCAGGACCGGGATGAGGGCCTGCGCTCGCGCGAGTTCGCCAACCGCTACCGTCTGGTCGTCACCCCGACGGCCACCGCCGACAACGGCCTGACCTACGGCGCGCGGCTGCGCATCGTGGCGGGCAACGGCGATCCGACCGTCTCGACCCGCAACATCGAGAACGACCGCGCCTTCCTCTTCGCCAACGGCGGCTTCGGCACGATCCAGGCCGGCGTCATCAACGGCCTGTCGGACGAATACGGGATGATCGGCCCGAACGTGGAAGGCGTGGCGGGCAGCCCGGACAGCAACGGCATCCTGTTCCTGAACGGCTCCTCGACCTTCGGCGCCCTGCCGCTGGCCGCCACCAGCCTGCGCACGCTGATCGCCTACGACACCGGGACCAAATTCGTCTACATCACGCCGAGCTTCGGCGGCCTGTCGGCGGCGGTGTCCTACATGCCGCGCAGCGGCGACTCCAACGCGTCGGTCAACCGCCGCACCACCGACGCGCTGGGTGACCTGCTGTCCTTCCGCGATGTGGTCGAGGTCGGCGGCGCCTTCCAGACCGCGGTCGGCGAGGTCAGCGTCGAGGGCAGCGCCTTCTACGCGACCGGCAAGGCGGTGCGCCAGACCGACGGCGTCGTCAGCCAGTCCTTCGAGGACCTGAACTCCGTCCATGTCGGCGCCAACGTCGGCTACGGTCCGGTGAAGGTCGGCGCCAGCTACGCCTACAGCGGCGACAGCGGCTACGCCGAGGGCCTCGCCCAGACGCGGGCGCAGCAGAACTGGATCTTCGGCGCGCAGTACGGCGCCGGGCCGCTGCTGCTCGCCGCCAACTACCTGCGGGCGCTGGGCAACGACAGCGCGACCATGTCCACGCCGAGCAAGGCGGACATCTGGCAGGGCGGCGTCACCTGGACCGTCGCCCCCGGCTTCACCGCCGGGCTGGAGTACGACTATGTGCGGTCCACCCTGCAGGCGGGCCGTCCCGACGGCGGCGACCTGAAGGACCGCGCGCACATCGTGATGCTCGACACCCGTCTGTCCTTCTGA
- a CDS encoding SET domain-containing protein — translation MPLLIATRLASSPIHGLGLFAEEAVAAGTPVWAFDARIDRLLEPDDALLAEFPQVARLVDFHGCVIEGVGVLLPGDDARFLNHADGPSIGRADPGDWRRFVARRDIAAGEEITCNYEDICADVREAGAALYLTGAGAGAGE, via the coding sequence ATGCCGCTCCTCATCGCCACCCGCCTCGCCTCCAGCCCGATCCACGGGCTGGGACTCTTCGCCGAAGAGGCGGTCGCCGCCGGCACGCCGGTGTGGGCGTTCGACGCCCGCATCGATCGCCTGCTGGAGCCCGACGACGCCTTGCTGGCGGAGTTTCCGCAGGTCGCCCGGCTGGTCGATTTCCACGGCTGCGTGATCGAGGGCGTCGGCGTCCTTCTGCCGGGGGACGACGCCCGGTTCCTCAACCACGCGGACGGTCCATCGATCGGGCGGGCCGATCCCGGCGACTGGCGGCGCTTCGTCGCCCGCCGCGACATCGCCGCCGGGGAGGAGATCACCTGCAACTATGAGGACATCTGCGCCGACGTGCGCGAGGCCGGGGCGGCGCTCTATCTGACCGGGGCCGGGGCCGGAGCCGGGGAATGA
- a CDS encoding SDR family oxidoreductase produces the protein MILLTGGTGFLGGSFYLDAVKNGTAADCLLLIRGADEAACRARLATNLSRCVDRATAQAYADLCQIIPGDLQSLATSADPRLDAVTHIVHVAADTSFDSRHSVWQINVDGTLALAARARRMKHLQRFLHIGTAFCCGETPWLEMVEEAPAPGHDTPHIVEYTRSKAAAERALAAGFPDLPIVVCRPSIVVGHTAMGVRPSASIFWFFRLVDRTGVLPCSPDGFIDIVPVDWASARLHDLLRKPDLKHSLYHISAGLGSRTLWSDFQAAFAAHGHEGTRPYSFFDPKGPEGWKPFDRAFRLAFPQRDILHRTMMAGGRKYHRFTAQDIAFDNSRLLAEGFTPPPRFADYIGVCLTNPGTTIAEQFVDDAASFEFDESLAPAEAATAAA, from the coding sequence ATGATCCTTCTCACCGGCGGCACCGGCTTTCTCGGTGGTTCCTTCTACCTCGACGCCGTCAAGAACGGGACCGCGGCGGACTGCCTGCTGCTGATCCGCGGCGCCGACGAGGCCGCCTGCCGCGCCCGTCTCGCCACCAACCTGTCCCGCTGCGTCGACCGCGCCACGGCCCAGGCCTACGCCGATCTCTGCCAGATCATCCCGGGCGACCTGCAGTCGCTGGCGACCAGCGCCGACCCGCGGCTGGACGCGGTGACCCACATCGTCCACGTCGCCGCCGACACCTCCTTCGACAGCCGCCACTCGGTCTGGCAGATCAACGTCGACGGCACGCTGGCGCTGGCCGCCCGCGCCCGCCGCATGAAGCACCTGCAGCGCTTCCTGCACATCGGCACCGCCTTCTGCTGCGGCGAGACGCCGTGGCTGGAGATGGTCGAGGAGGCTCCGGCCCCCGGCCACGACACGCCGCACATCGTCGAATACACCCGCAGCAAGGCGGCGGCGGAACGCGCCCTGGCCGCCGGCTTCCCCGACCTGCCGATCGTCGTCTGCCGCCCGTCCATCGTCGTCGGCCACACCGCGATGGGCGTGCGCCCGAGCGCCAGCATCTTCTGGTTCTTCCGGCTGGTCGACCGCACCGGCGTCCTGCCCTGCTCGCCGGACGGCTTCATCGACATCGTTCCGGTGGACTGGGCCTCGGCCCGGCTGCACGACCTGCTGCGCAAGCCCGACCTGAAGCACAGCCTCTACCACATCTCCGCCGGCCTCGGCAGCCGCACCCTGTGGAGCGACTTCCAGGCCGCCTTCGCCGCGCACGGCCATGAGGGCACCCGCCCCTACAGCTTCTTCGACCCGAAGGGTCCGGAAGGCTGGAAGCCCTTCGACCGCGCCTTCCGCCTGGCCTTCCCGCAGCGCGACATCCTGCACCGGACGATGATGGCCGGCGGGCGCAAGTACCACCGCTTCACCGCGCAGGACATCGCCTTCGACAACAGCCGCCTGCTGGCCGAGGGCTTCACCCCGCCGCCGCGCTTCGCCGACTACATCGGCGTCTGCCTGACCAACCCCGGCACGACCATCGCCGAGCAGTTCGTCGACGACGCCGCCAGCTTCGAGTTCGACGAGTCGCTGGCTCCCGCCGAGGCGGCCACCGCCGCCGCCTGA